A stretch of DNA from Telopea speciosissima isolate NSW1024214 ecotype Mountain lineage chromosome 5, Tspe_v1, whole genome shotgun sequence:
TAAAATACACGTGCGAAAACACGGTTGCTAGAATGCTAGTGGAGTTTCCTTCTTCGAACACGTAAGAAGGCAGGCTTATCTGGCAACCTCACATCCTCCAAATCATTGAGGTTCTCTTTGATTGATAATTCAGATTCACGGATATGCTAAAGTGCGGTCACagtctaataaaataaaatgatccTGCACATCTGACCGTCCAACCATGTTGCCCCTTCTAGATTAAGAAAAGCTACTTTATGTTTaaagcccccaaaaaaaaaaaagtacatattGGTTAATTACGTAATCAAGAAAAAGTTATTTTAACGATTAATGACGTAAGCATCACGGGAGTGAGAGCAagtccttttccttttctagaGAAAGTACTTGCCTTAaccgtgaaaaaaaaaaatctaaacaatttctgaaaaattatatttatttatttgatataTTTACAAATCTACCCTTAGATACTCTTCTAAGAAATGCGATTTGGTTAGTGAGCTTGATAACCACAATGATATTATTTTACTAATAAGTCAATGAGGGCGGGCGGCCCGAAGCTTCCATTCCATACAGCTAATACCCATGTGAGGTTGAGCTCATATGTGCCCTTCCGTTCCTCTTCGagacatttttattttctctatcaTCAATCATTTATTTGGTTCGGTCTGATTTATTTCCGGTTAGATTCGATCTGGTTCCCTGAAACGAGATCGAATCTTAGATCACCCTCTCCTATCTAAAAATACTCAGAACACCCCCTGTTTCAAAGTCCTATATTATAGATTAGTCCTTACCACTAGTTTTACGTTGCTAACTTAtgaagtcagctagttaaaattttttaaaatcttaactacccttgaccaatgtatagttaccattttacccattttaccctttaatctaaaaacccccaaattgatcttcttcctcacactacTTTCTTCCATgtgacctgcaactcaatctttGATGAGGAAGAAACACCCATCCAAATCTGCTCtccttttgattaaaaattTGAGACCAATATCTATCCAGTTAGCTTCAAAGTTGAAGAGATTAAGAACACCAATGGACTATGACTTAGAGGTAGAGATGCGCCTAAGCGCCTAAGCGCCTACCAATTAGATATGGCAGCAAGGCCGACGTTGCTTAGATCTGTCCTCACTTCGACCTCAACCAGACCAATGACTTGTTCCGCTATGGCTTCGAGGAGGAGCTTATTCCAATCCACACCATGGCAGCCCAAGATCTTCAAGGTCCTGAGATTCTTGGAGCTTATGATCAGGGGTCCAAAGTACTGGCTGTTGTAGAGATCCTCAATGCAGATGGTTTTAAAGGAGTACGCGGCGACACCTGGTCCGATAGGCATGGCAGTGGAGCCGGTAAGATGCTTGACCGAAAGCTCTTTGAGAGAGGAAGAGTGATCGAAGACAGCATTCCTGCCCTTGGCACCAAAGTTGCAGGCATCACAATAGAGCTTCTTCAATCCCTTGCAATTGACGGCAACATAGACCATGCCTACATCGGTCAAGTCAAGGCAACAACAGAACTTAAAGCAAATGAGGTTACGACAGCAGAGAGAGATGAGAACAAGAGCATCGTCGCCTATGCTGACGGATCGGGAATCACATTTGAGGGCAAGGTGGGTAACAAAATCGAAAGCGAGTGAAGAGAGAGGGTATGATAGGGACGAGATCGGATTTGGCATTGAGAGAGAGGCGATGCTCTGACCCTCGCAGCGAAACCAACGGCGGCAAATGAGAGAGCAACTTTTGCAATCGAGGGAGCATAGGAACTTCAAGATGTAGGAGAAGATGAtggagaagaatgaagaagaaggggagaaccACTCGCCACTAGCAGAagaacaagaggaagaagagatggagaagaatcaagaagaagtgaagaaccaGTCACCGACTCACCGccagcaaaagaagaagacgaagaagagatggagaagaagtgaGGACCAGGCTTTTCACTTCTCGAAGATAGGGATGGGTTAAGGTTAAATATgacatttcatttttttgtttgactTAAGAGAACACCGTTAATGTAAAGGGGGACAGATGAATATTTTAGAATaggagggggtgatctgagatTCGATCCGATTTGAGAGAGTGTTTcgtaatttaccctaaatacaaatataaattgtaaaaatccttttgatttgtttttttatttctaattttgGTTGGTCCAATTCGATTAATTTTCTAATATGAAATTCCTCATATACGTCAATCCCATCTTTTAAATACACTTAACCTTTATATTTTATCTCATTCTTCGAATATTCATCGAAGTTTATagtaattaaaagtgattaatAATAAGCGCAtgtttaaattaattaagaacTGGAAATGGTGAGAAGGTGAGAACTGAGAAGATAAGGTCTGTGGTAGTGTGGTGACTGGTGAGTGTGAGGTCCTTAAAATGGGAATCACAAGAAACGATTTTCGACAGATGTGAACAAAAATCTCTCTACACCATTAAAACGCCGCCGACTCTTCTCTTGTCTCACTCGCAAATAATTTCTACTCATTTTGAGTCATCGTCGTTCTGGAGGAGACCCAGATGGGAAAATTCTCATCTCTACCTTCTCCGCACTACTCCATGTCGGTAATTGATGTTCCCCGGCGAGCCAATCGCCTGAAATTTCttccacatctcttcatcttaCTCTCTGTTTTCTCTGTAGTCCAATCAAATGATCTTGACATCTTAATGAAATTCAAAGCTGCGTTTCCGAAATCCAATACCGTTGTTTTCGATTCATGGACGACTACTAATAACCCTTGTAATTTCACCGGAGTTTCCTGCAATTCGCAGGGTTCGGTAACAGGTATTGAACTTGGTAACAAAAGTTTGGTCGGTGTTATTCCTGTAGATTCTCTCTGCCAGCTTCCATTCCTGCAGAAATTGGGTCTCGGATCGAATTTCGTGTACGGTACCATCACTGACGCTTTGAGGAATTGCAGTAGCTTGCGATACTTAGATCTTGGGTTTAATTCCTTCTCTGGTTCGGTCCCTGATTTATCCAGTCTAACTCAATTAGAGCTATTGAGTTTGAATGCCAGTGGGTTCTCCGGTCCTTTTCCATGGAGTTCTCTGGCGAACATGACAAATCTCGCCTTCTTGAGTCTTGGCGATAATGTCTTCGATAGGGCTCCATTCCCTGTGAAGGTTTTGAAGCTCGAGAAGTTGTATTGGCTGTACCTCTCTAATTGCAGCCTTGAAGGAACGATTCCTGTGGGCATCGGAAATCTCACTCGGCTCATCGACCTAGAACTCTCTGACAACTTTCTCACCGGCGAGATTCCGGTGGATATCGGGAAGCTTTCGAATCTCTGGCAGCTTGAGCTCTATGACAATCAATTGACAGGGAAATTCCCACCTGGGTTTGGAAACCTTACTGCTCTCAATTACTTCGACGCTTCCAATAATCTTCTTGAAGGAGACCTATCGGAGCTGAGATTCTTGACAAACCTCATGTCTCTACAACTCTACGAGAATCAATTCTCAGGTGGGGTCCCCGAGGAATTTGGTAATTTCAAGGAACTTGTGAATCTCTCGCTCTACACAAATCAGCTCACGGGTCCTCTTCCTCAGAAGCTTGGTTCATGGGCAGACTTCATTTTCATCGACGTTTCGGAGAACTATTTAACAGGTCCGATTCCACCGGAAATGTGTAAGAATGGCCAGATGACGAAATTGTTGATTTTGCAGAACAATTTCACCGGTGGAATCCCAACGAATTATGTGAATTGTACATCAATGGTTCGTTTCCGAGTGAACAACAATTCTCTTTCCGGCAGCGTTCCCCCCGGACTGTGGGCTTTGCCGAACGTCTACATGATCGATCTCACTATGAACCAATTCGAAGGTTCCGTCACGGCAGACATTGCAAAAGCCAATTCCCTCGGGCAGTTACTCCTCGGAAGCAATAGATTTTCTGGTGAATTACCGCCGGAGATCACAAAAGCATCTTCTCTGGGTTTGATCGACTTGAGCCTTAACAAGTTTTCCGGCCAGATACCGTCGAGTATCGGAGAACTAAAGAATCTGAATAACTTTTATTTGCAGAATAACCAAATCTCTGGTTCCATACCGGCTTCGCTAAGCTCCTGCGTGTCTCTGAACGTGATAAACTTTGCCGGGAACTCACTCTCTGGTTCGATTCCTTCGACTCTTGGATCGCTACCTTCTCTCAATTCGTTAAATCTATCAGACAACGAGCTTTCGGGATCAATCCCTTCGAGTTTATCTTCTTTGAAGCTAAGCCTTCTGGATCTTTCCTACAACCAATTAAGCGGTCCAATACCACAATCACTCTCTATACAGGCTTATAACGGTAGTTTCGCAGGGAACCCCGGCCTCTGTAGTTCGAACATCAATTCCTTCCGGCCATGTTCGGATTCCGGAACTGTTGTGACCAGAACTGTTATTTCTTGTTTGGTTGTGGGAGCAGCCGTATTGATTCTGTCAGTTGGTTGCTTCCTTTTCTTAAAGAAGAGGCAGAAAGCAAATCAGGACCGTGCGATGTCCAGGGATTCTT
This window harbors:
- the LOC122662038 gene encoding receptor-like protein kinase 7 — translated: MGKFSSLPSPHYSMSVIDVPRRANRLKFLPHLFILLSVFSVVQSNDLDILMKFKAAFPKSNTVVFDSWTTTNNPCNFTGVSCNSQGSVTGIELGNKSLVGVIPVDSLCQLPFLQKLGLGSNFVYGTITDALRNCSSLRYLDLGFNSFSGSVPDLSSLTQLELLSLNASGFSGPFPWSSLANMTNLAFLSLGDNVFDRAPFPVKVLKLEKLYWLYLSNCSLEGTIPVGIGNLTRLIDLELSDNFLTGEIPVDIGKLSNLWQLELYDNQLTGKFPPGFGNLTALNYFDASNNLLEGDLSELRFLTNLMSLQLYENQFSGGVPEEFGNFKELVNLSLYTNQLTGPLPQKLGSWADFIFIDVSENYLTGPIPPEMCKNGQMTKLLILQNNFTGGIPTNYVNCTSMVRFRVNNNSLSGSVPPGLWALPNVYMIDLTMNQFEGSVTADIAKANSLGQLLLGSNRFSGELPPEITKASSLGLIDLSLNKFSGQIPSSIGELKNLNNFYLQNNQISGSIPASLSSCVSLNVINFAGNSLSGSIPSTLGSLPSLNSLNLSDNELSGSIPSSLSSLKLSLLDLSYNQLSGPIPQSLSIQAYNGSFAGNPGLCSSNINSFRPCSDSGTVVTRTVISCLVVGAAVLILSVGCFLFLKKRQKANQDRAMSRDSWDMKSFHVMSFTEHEILDSIKQENLIGKGGSGNVYRVVVADGKQLAVKHIWNNPPESKNNRSSAPMLKRRNGYQEELEAEVATLSSIRHVNVVKLYCSITSEDSSLLVYEYMPNGSLWDRLHTSGKMELDWENRYEIGVGAAKGLEYLHHGCERPVIHRDVKSSNILLDEFLKPRIADFGLAKIVRASGTTKDSSSTHVIAGTHGYIAPEYAYTCKVNEKSDVYSFGVVLMELVTGKRPMEPEFGENKDIVYWVNRRVGTRRESVMGLVDPRIPEMLKEDAVKVLRIATMCTANVPALRPSMRTVVQMLEDAEPCKLITISISKEDKVLMEVEGEEKISQSP